In Planctomycetota bacterium, one DNA window encodes the following:
- the lpxC gene encoding UDP-3-O-[3-hydroxymyristoyl] N-acetylglucosamine deacetylase, with protein sequence MTHLSRPRPQRTIGRSVAVSGRGYWSGTPVRVAFEPAAADAGVVFVRSDLGAVAVIPARIGHRVEATQRTVLAAGPAEVQMVEHVLSALAALCIDNCRVIVDAAELPGLDGSAAAFVAALDEAGSVDSGATVAPLVVGEPVRVESEAGWIEAGPPRHGHDGLSIDYELDYGPGPIGRQRLEILVTSDSYRRELAGARTFLGIDEARRLQASGLGRAVSTSDLVIFGPDGPVDNALRWPDECVRHKVLDAVGDLALAGRPIVGHIRAHRSGHRLNAALVETLLATVAPPAAA encoded by the coding sequence ATGACGCACCTGTCGCGTCCGCGCCCCCAGCGGACCATCGGCCGATCGGTGGCCGTCTCGGGGCGTGGTTACTGGTCGGGGACTCCGGTCCGGGTGGCGTTCGAGCCCGCCGCGGCGGACGCGGGCGTGGTGTTCGTCCGGTCGGACCTCGGTGCCGTCGCCGTGATCCCCGCCCGGATCGGGCATCGGGTCGAGGCCACCCAGCGGACCGTGCTCGCGGCCGGGCCGGCAGAGGTGCAGATGGTGGAACACGTCCTCAGCGCCCTTGCGGCGCTGTGCATCGACAATTGCCGTGTGATCGTCGATGCCGCCGAACTGCCGGGGCTCGATGGGTCGGCGGCCGCGTTCGTGGCGGCCCTCGACGAGGCAGGCAGTGTCGACAGCGGAGCCACGGTGGCGCCGCTCGTGGTCGGCGAGCCGGTGCGTGTCGAGTCCGAGGCGGGATGGATCGAGGCCGGTCCGCCACGCCATGGCCACGATGGCCTGTCGATCGACTACGAGCTCGACTACGGCCCGGGCCCGATCGGGCGGCAGCGGCTCGAGATCCTCGTCACGTCCGACAGCTACCGGCGCGAATTGGCCGGGGCGCGGACGTTCCTCGGTATCGACGAGGCCCGGCGGCTGCAGGCGTCGGGGCTCGGCCGCGCGGTGTCGACGAGTGATCTGGTGATCTTCGGCCCCGACGGTCCGGTGGACAACGCCCTGCGCTGGCCCGACGAGTGCGTCCGGCACAAGGTGCTCGACGCCGTCGGGGATCTGGCGCTGGCCGGCCGGCCAATCGTCGGCCACATCCGTGCCCATCGCAGCGGCCACCGCCTCAACGCGGCGCTCGTCGAGACACTCCTCGCGACGGTCGCACCCCCGGCGGCCGCCTGA
- a CDS encoding OmpH family outer membrane protein → MKWHLAGFLAAASAMQVVATAQVPGGVAPVQPQAAASPASHVAVIDVGYVFKNHVRFKAAMDRMKDEVMAAENLLKAERDRINGMMEQIKGYNVGTPEYKKLEADIAKAQGDFNVNAQLQKKDFMDREAKVYLQVYTEVEKAVEQFAREHRIAIVHRFDGEPLDGSDRNAILRGITKPIVYLEAGIDITPDVLKMLNATPVAAAPATGARPR, encoded by the coding sequence GTGAAGTGGCATTTGGCAGGCTTCCTGGCCGCGGCGAGCGCGATGCAGGTCGTGGCGACGGCGCAGGTTCCCGGTGGCGTGGCCCCGGTGCAGCCGCAGGCGGCGGCCTCCCCCGCCAGCCACGTCGCCGTCATCGACGTCGGCTACGTCTTCAAGAACCACGTCCGCTTCAAGGCGGCGATGGATCGGATGAAGGACGAGGTGATGGCCGCCGAGAACCTCCTCAAGGCCGAGCGCGACCGGATCAACGGCATGATGGAGCAGATCAAGGGCTACAACGTCGGCACCCCGGAATACAAGAAGCTCGAGGCCGACATCGCCAAGGCCCAGGGTGACTTCAACGTCAACGCCCAGTTGCAGAAGAAGGACTTCATGGACCGCGAGGCGAAGGTCTACCTCCAGGTCTACACCGAGGTCGAAAAGGCGGTCGAGCAGTTCGCCCGCGAGCACCGGATCGCGATCGTCCACCGTTTCGACGGCGAGCCGCTCGACGGCAGCGATCGCAACGCGATCCTCCGCGGAATCACCAAGCCGATCGTGTACCTCGAGGCGGGCATCGACATCACCCCTGACGTCCTCAAGATGCTCAATGCGACACCGGTCGCGGCGGCTCCGGCCACGGGCGCCCGGCCCCGCTGA
- a CDS encoding M28 family peptidase, whose product MHGIVNGRMVGGVVGHGVRGRAWLLAGALLTTGVVAEDSFPVAVPAAPAAVAVPVEGPSRDRLRTMVEWLASPQREGRGPGTGGIDRAAIWVAGELAEIGLETRVVADEPFQKFPITLDAKPGPDERNHVELVGPPGPDGQPRVVPLALNTDFTPLAAGGSGAFDLPLVFAGYGISAPAEKYDDYAPLPPAADGAAPAAVPAGFAKGAAVIVLRQEPQKDDPHSVFNGNQASQYAALTRKIANASEHEVGAVVFCNDASASDDAMMRFNRAGNGSDGRTIPILQIKRQPVDTILTAVRGTGLAAAEKAIDESLTPQSGLLDGWRIRGEILVERRETQARNVLAVLEGTGAEGIAPTETVVVGAHYDHLGFGGSESAAPGVEAIHHGADDNASGTALLIEVARQLAAGGRLPRRVLFVAFSGEERGLLGSAHYAANPVIALADTVAMVNLDMVGRMEGDKLIIHGTGTGSGLDALVDRLTAAHGFSVTKDPGGFGPSDHASFYAKKIPVLHVFSGTHGDYHRPTDTAEKINYDGMVRIARMVTDAVRELATGAERPAYIEVASRTFARGGDRPYFGSIPDFGRTAKGYALSGVAKDSPAAKGGLQGGDLVVRIGDSAVTGLDDFDSALRKYKGGDTVTVVVERDGAEVSLPVTLGDPR is encoded by the coding sequence ATGCACGGCATCGTGAACGGTCGGATGGTGGGGGGAGTCGTCGGCCACGGGGTGCGTGGCAGAGCCTGGCTCCTCGCCGGGGCGCTCCTGACCACCGGCGTGGTGGCGGAAGACAGCTTTCCGGTCGCGGTGCCGGCCGCACCGGCCGCCGTCGCCGTCCCGGTCGAGGGGCCGTCCCGCGACCGGCTGCGGACGATGGTCGAGTGGCTGGCCAGCCCGCAGCGCGAGGGGCGCGGCCCCGGGACCGGTGGCATCGACCGGGCGGCGATCTGGGTGGCGGGCGAATTGGCGGAAATCGGCCTCGAGACCCGGGTCGTCGCCGACGAGCCGTTCCAGAAGTTCCCGATCACACTCGATGCCAAGCCCGGCCCCGACGAGCGCAACCACGTCGAGCTGGTCGGCCCTCCCGGCCCCGACGGCCAGCCGCGCGTCGTCCCCCTGGCACTGAACACCGATTTCACTCCGCTGGCGGCCGGCGGCTCGGGGGCGTTCGACCTGCCGTTGGTGTTCGCCGGCTACGGGATCAGCGCCCCGGCGGAGAAATACGACGACTACGCGCCGCTCCCCCCGGCTGCCGACGGTGCCGCTCCGGCGGCGGTGCCGGCGGGGTTCGCGAAGGGCGCGGCGGTGATCGTCCTCCGTCAGGAGCCGCAGAAGGACGACCCGCACAGCGTGTTCAACGGCAACCAGGCGTCGCAATACGCGGCCCTGACACGCAAGATCGCCAACGCCTCGGAGCACGAGGTCGGGGCGGTCGTGTTTTGCAACGACGCCTCGGCGTCCGACGACGCGATGATGCGCTTCAACCGCGCCGGCAACGGCAGCGACGGACGGACGATCCCGATCCTGCAGATCAAGCGGCAGCCCGTCGACACGATCCTCACCGCCGTCCGCGGCACGGGGCTGGCAGCGGCCGAAAAGGCGATCGACGAGAGTCTCACGCCGCAGAGCGGCCTGCTCGACGGCTGGCGGATCCGCGGCGAGATTCTCGTCGAGCGGCGCGAGACCCAGGCCCGAAACGTCCTGGCGGTCCTCGAGGGGACCGGCGCCGAGGGGATCGCCCCGACGGAGACGGTCGTCGTCGGTGCCCACTACGACCATCTCGGCTTCGGCGGCAGTGAGTCGGCGGCTCCCGGCGTGGAGGCGATCCACCACGGGGCCGACGACAACGCCAGCGGCACGGCATTGCTGATCGAGGTTGCCCGCCAACTCGCGGCCGGTGGCCGCCTCCCTCGGCGGGTGCTGTTCGTCGCCTTCAGCGGCGAGGAGCGCGGTCTCCTCGGCAGCGCGCACTATGCCGCCAATCCCGTGATCGCGCTGGCCGACACGGTGGCGATGGTCAACCTCGACATGGTGGGGCGGATGGAAGGCGACAAGCTCATCATCCACGGCACCGGCACGGGCAGCGGCCTCGACGCCCTCGTCGACCGGCTCACCGCCGCCCACGGTTTCTCCGTCACCAAGGACCCGGGGGGATTCGGGCCGAGCGACCACGCCAGCTTCTACGCGAAGAAGATCCCGGTGCTCCACGTGTTCAGCGGCACGCACGGCGACTACCACCGCCCCACCGATACCGCCGAGAAGATCAACTACGACGGGATGGTGCGGATCGCCCGGATGGTGACCGACGCGGTTCGCGAACTGGCGACGGGGGCGGAGCGCCCGGCGTATATCGAGGTCGCCTCGCGGACGTTCGCACGCGGCGGTGATCGACCCTATTTCGGCAGCATTCCCGATTTCGGCCGGACCGCGAAGGGGTACGCGCTCTCCGGTGTCGCCAAGGATTCGCCCGCCGCCAAGGGGGGCCTCCAGGGGGGCGATCTGGTCGTCCGCATCGGTGACAGCGCCGTGACCGGCCTCGACGACTTCGACAGCGCGCTGCGGAAGTACAAGGGCGGCGACACCGTGACCGTGGTGGTCGAGCGCGACGGCGCCGAAGTCTCCCTCCCGGTGACCCTCGGCGATCCGCGCTGA
- a CDS encoding FHA domain-containing protein: protein MASLFVIQGPDRGARFPLPGAAPIGIGRETGNAVQLQDGEVSRRHAEVRPAGAGYVVADLKSSNGTFVNGRRVERSELTGGDQIQVGRTLLLFAMDRDADSAPGMVDIVGPAGPDNGSRIVRTLREEGPSAGGPPPGDTDDRWLARARSNLQVMYRTALAVSHTLDIDELLARILNLVFEWVEADRGCIMLLDPATGALRPTARRDRRPGTTGSMAISRTILDYVIERTEGVLTSDAQDDERFSGGNSVLRTGVHEAICVPMQGRYGTVGVLYVDTTVPLAEVAKSGPRRFTDEHLKLMVAIGHQAALAVEDTTYYSAMVQAERLAGVGQTIATLSHHIKNILQGIRGGSYLVETGLENGDDALVRKGWEIVARNQGKISSLVMDMLSYSKEREPDAVPGDLVAVVTDVVDTVRHRATDAGTVLEWRPPADVPRMSFDPEGISRAVLNVVTNALDAVEGRPDGRVSITVAVDARQQARITVRDTGPGIPADQLDRIFTLFVSTKGSRGTGLGLTVSRKILREHDGDIVVSSRVGDGAEFVLTFPMRPADDGHEPGAAPPDIGATGLHTPSAGGPAADRPAPFPRR, encoded by the coding sequence GTGGCGTCGCTGTTCGTGATCCAAGGGCCCGATCGCGGAGCTCGGTTCCCATTGCCGGGGGCCGCGCCGATCGGAATCGGCCGGGAGACGGGGAATGCCGTGCAGCTCCAGGACGGGGAGGTGTCGCGCCGGCACGCCGAAGTCCGCCCCGCGGGCGCCGGCTACGTCGTCGCCGACCTGAAGAGTTCCAACGGCACGTTCGTCAACGGCCGGCGCGTTGAACGGTCGGAGCTGACCGGCGGCGACCAGATTCAGGTCGGCCGCACGCTGCTGTTGTTCGCGATGGACCGAGACGCGGATTCCGCGCCCGGTATGGTGGACATCGTCGGACCGGCGGGTCCCGACAACGGCTCGCGGATCGTGCGGACGCTCCGCGAAGAGGGCCCCTCGGCCGGCGGTCCGCCACCCGGCGACACCGACGACCGCTGGCTCGCCCGGGCGCGTAGCAACCTCCAGGTGATGTACCGGACGGCCCTCGCCGTCAGCCACACGCTCGACATCGACGAGCTGCTGGCGCGGATCCTGAACCTCGTGTTCGAATGGGTCGAGGCCGACCGGGGCTGCATCATGCTCCTCGATCCGGCGACGGGCGCGCTGCGTCCCACGGCGCGCCGCGACCGCCGGCCGGGAACCACCGGCTCGATGGCCATCAGCCGCACGATCCTCGACTACGTGATCGAGCGCACCGAAGGGGTGCTGACCAGCGACGCCCAGGACGACGAGCGCTTCAGCGGCGGCAACAGCGTGCTCCGGACCGGCGTCCACGAAGCGATCTGCGTGCCGATGCAGGGGCGTTACGGGACCGTCGGCGTGTTGTATGTCGACACCACCGTACCCCTGGCGGAGGTGGCGAAGAGCGGCCCACGGCGCTTCACCGACGAGCACCTCAAGCTGATGGTCGCGATCGGCCATCAGGCGGCGCTCGCCGTCGAGGACACCACCTACTACTCGGCGATGGTCCAGGCCGAGCGCCTCGCCGGCGTCGGGCAGACGATCGCCACCCTCTCGCACCACATCAAGAACATCCTCCAGGGGATCCGCGGCGGGAGTTATCTGGTGGAGACGGGGCTCGAAAACGGCGACGATGCCCTGGTGCGCAAGGGCTGGGAGATCGTCGCCCGCAACCAGGGCAAGATCTCGTCGCTGGTCATGGACATGCTCTCCTACAGCAAGGAGCGCGAGCCCGACGCCGTGCCCGGCGATCTCGTGGCCGTCGTCACCGACGTCGTCGACACGGTCCGTCACCGCGCCACCGACGCGGGAACCGTCCTCGAGTGGCGGCCGCCGGCCGACGTCCCGCGGATGAGCTTCGATCCCGAGGGGATCTCCCGCGCGGTGCTGAACGTCGTCACCAACGCCCTCGACGCGGTCGAGGGGCGGCCCGACGGACGCGTCTCGATCACCGTCGCCGTCGATGCCCGTCAGCAGGCGCGGATCACGGTCCGCGACACCGGCCCCGGCATCCCCGCCGACCAGCTCGACAGGATCTTCACGCTGTTCGTCTCCACGAAGGGCTCACGGGGTACCGGCCTGGGATTGACCGTGAGCCGCAAGATCCTCCGCGAGCACGACGGCGATATCGTCGTCTCGAGCCGTGTCGGCGACGGGGCGGAGTTCGTGCTCACCTTCCCGATGCGCCCCGCCGACGACGGCCACGAGCCGGGTGCCGCTCCGCCGGACATCGGCGCCACCGGCCTCCACACGCCGTCGGCCGGTGGCCCGGCCGCCGATCGCCCCGCCCCGTTCCCCCGTCGGTGA
- a CDS encoding glycosyltransferase family 2 protein has translation MPAPEPISAVIICRDGGSELRAALESVAFCSERLVLDSGSTDGSPELARAAGARVEHQPFLGYGPQKRRAVELARHDWILSLDADERLDDGAAAAVRLLALDDPTASYAFRRRTFVGRREIHHGPWGGEQVVRLFNRRTGEITALAVHERVVAPGQPRLLAGSILHHGFPTAADIILRAVRYAHPKAGLIRAAGERPRVWALPWRAAGAFAKAYVLQSGWRDGAAGFVIALSRVVDSTLPRALLLLGDDPATPDQTPRTAASKAAMSAGSGASNASRSPDAG, from the coding sequence ATGCCCGCGCCGGAACCGATCTCGGCGGTGATCATCTGCCGGGACGGCGGTAGTGAACTGCGGGCGGCGCTCGAGAGCGTGGCGTTCTGCAGCGAGCGGCTGGTGCTCGATTCCGGATCGACCGACGGCAGCCCCGAACTGGCCCGTGCCGCCGGCGCACGCGTCGAGCACCAGCCGTTCCTCGGCTACGGTCCCCAGAAGCGCCGCGCGGTCGAGCTCGCCCGCCACGACTGGATCCTGTCGCTCGACGCCGACGAACGGCTCGACGACGGGGCGGCAGCCGCGGTCCGCCTCCTCGCGCTCGACGACCCCACCGCCAGCTATGCCTTCCGCCGGCGGACGTTCGTCGGCCGACGGGAGATCCACCACGGTCCCTGGGGGGGCGAACAGGTGGTGCGGCTCTTCAACCGGCGGACCGGTGAGATCACGGCGCTCGCCGTTCACGAGCGTGTCGTGGCACCCGGCCAGCCGCGGCTCCTCGCCGGGTCGATCCTCCACCACGGCTTTCCGACGGCCGCCGACATCATCCTCCGCGCGGTCCGCTACGCGCACCCGAAAGCCGGGCTGATCCGTGCCGCGGGCGAGCGGCCGCGGGTGTGGGCCCTGCCCTGGCGGGCCGCCGGCGCGTTCGCCAAGGCCTACGTGCTGCAGTCGGGGTGGCGTGACGGTGCGGCGGGATTCGTGATCGCCCTGTCGCGCGTCGTCGATTCGACGCTGCCGCGGGCGCTCCTCCTGCTCGGCGACGACCCCGCGACTCCCGATCAAACCCCGCGCACGGCCGCCAGCAAGGCCGCCATGTCGGCGGGCAGCGGCGCCTCGAACGCCAGCCGCTCGCCGGACGCCGGGTGA
- a CDS encoding RluA family pseudouridine synthase: MASEPRSFAVTADAAGQRLDAWLARLLPETSRSAITRAIAAGAATIDGVPARPAQLVKAGSTVTFAVPEPPPRGPEAEDIPLVFLHRDDDIAAVDKPAGMVVHPAKGNWRGTLAGALRWHLAADGAGGLSTVGGPTRPGIVHRLDRDTSGVIVVARTEQAHHRLAKQFERRTVAKTYLAIVHGEPRFDRDEIDLPIGIHPYQREKMAVRADHSTSRPAQTRYEVLERFGRLALVRVSPRTGRTHQIRVHLAAIGCPVLADVLYSGRASIDPAWLGLPEGPPLLSRQALHAAHLEIDHPASGERLAFEAPLPADMAALLAAVRGV; this comes from the coding sequence GTGGCCTCGGAACCGCGCTCGTTCGCCGTGACGGCCGACGCCGCCGGACAGCGGCTCGATGCCTGGCTGGCCCGGCTTCTCCCGGAAACCAGCCGCTCGGCGATCACGCGCGCGATCGCCGCCGGCGCGGCGACCATCGACGGCGTGCCGGCGCGGCCGGCGCAGTTGGTCAAGGCGGGGAGCACCGTCACGTTCGCCGTCCCGGAACCGCCGCCGCGGGGGCCGGAGGCGGAGGACATCCCCCTCGTGTTCCTTCACCGCGACGACGACATCGCCGCCGTCGACAAGCCGGCGGGGATGGTCGTCCATCCCGCCAAGGGCAACTGGCGCGGGACCCTCGCCGGTGCGCTCCGCTGGCATCTCGCCGCCGACGGTGCCGGAGGATTGTCGACCGTCGGCGGGCCGACGCGCCCGGGGATCGTCCACCGCCTCGACCGCGACACCAGCGGCGTGATCGTCGTCGCCCGGACGGAGCAGGCCCATCACCGGCTGGCGAAACAGTTCGAGCGCCGAACGGTGGCGAAGACCTACCTGGCGATCGTCCACGGGGAGCCGCGCTTCGACCGCGACGAGATCGACCTGCCGATCGGGATCCACCCCTACCAGCGCGAGAAGATGGCCGTCCGCGCCGACCACTCCACGAGCCGGCCGGCCCAGACACGGTACGAGGTGCTCGAACGCTTCGGCCGGCTGGCGTTGGTGCGCGTCTCGCCCCGCACCGGGCGGACGCACCAGATCCGCGTCCACCTCGCCGCGATCGGCTGTCCGGTGCTCGCCGACGTGCTCTACTCGGGCCGGGCATCGATCGACCCGGCGTGGCTCGGCCTCCCGGAAGGCCCGCCGCTGCTGTCGCGGCAGGCGCTCCATGCCGCCCACCTCGAGATCGATCACCCGGCGTCCGGCGAGCGGCTGGCGTTCGAGGCGCCGCTGCCCGCCGACATGGCGGCCTTGCTGGCGGCCGTGCGCGGGGTTTGA
- a CDS encoding ATP-dependent helicase produces MSSTTSSIPAGQPRPGSFNAAQRIAVETPPGPLLVLAGAGTGKTRVVIGRIARLIRAGAAPDRILAVTFTTKAAREMLARAGKGRTAARPEISTIHSLCARILRRRARQLGYPERFAILDRGEQETIARRVLKELRVPEATLAPAQLLDRIGRWKCTAVRPGDAFDTIPVDAPEAWTLAAAGYRRYQDALRTAGAVDFDDLLLLVDELLGGDETARRAEAARYDHLLVDEYQDTSVIQERILTALARDHRSLCVVGDDDQSIYAWRGAQVSNILDFPARWPGTVTVRLEENYRSSPQIVAAANRLIACNTRRHGKTLSATLADGPDPIIIQAQDEADEARTVVGDLEGRLRAAEMPPHEAAILVRTAEQTRGPEQELRRRGIPYEVVGSRSFFDRREVKDVLAFLRLAVDPDDDLAIARIANVPPRGLSGQTVQKARTAATVAGRSLWQELRHARAEARLSPPAAAGVEALEAIVDGAATLPRGGAAAWLRTLLEQIDYRKYLLGESTDADEATTRWACVGEIADALDAHQRALPPSVAPADAVRRFLDDLLLEIRETERFAESGKQRSQVRLMTLHAAKGLEFDCVWMMGMEEGLLPHHRALADGLAALDEERRLCYVGVTRARRQLTLSLCLTRTKWGRKRPGRPSRFLYELTGQADKFVAAPPEERSESAAAPPGRGRGPAGSARAARRDGGTRRGRPR; encoded by the coding sequence ATGTCCTCGACCACCTCGTCCATCCCCGCCGGACAGCCGCGCCCCGGCTCGTTCAATGCCGCGCAGCGGATCGCCGTCGAGACGCCGCCGGGGCCATTGCTCGTCCTCGCCGGTGCCGGCACGGGCAAGACGCGCGTCGTGATCGGACGGATCGCGCGGCTGATCCGCGCCGGGGCCGCGCCGGACCGGATCCTCGCGGTCACGTTCACGACCAAAGCCGCCCGGGAGATGCTCGCCCGGGCCGGCAAGGGACGGACCGCCGCCCGCCCGGAGATCTCCACGATCCATTCGCTGTGCGCGCGGATCCTCCGCCGCCGCGCCCGGCAACTGGGGTATCCCGAGCGCTTCGCGATCCTCGACCGCGGCGAGCAGGAGACCATCGCCCGGCGCGTGCTCAAGGAGCTGCGCGTCCCCGAGGCGACGCTCGCGCCCGCGCAACTCCTCGACCGCATCGGGCGGTGGAAGTGCACGGCCGTCCGTCCCGGCGACGCCTTCGACACGATCCCCGTCGACGCGCCCGAAGCCTGGACCCTGGCGGCGGCGGGATACCGGCGGTACCAAGACGCCCTGCGGACCGCGGGCGCGGTCGATTTCGACGACCTCCTCCTGCTCGTCGACGAACTTCTCGGAGGCGACGAGACGGCGCGCCGCGCCGAGGCCGCCCGCTACGACCACCTCCTCGTCGACGAGTACCAGGATACGAGCGTCATCCAGGAGCGGATCCTCACGGCGCTGGCCCGCGACCATCGCAGCCTGTGCGTGGTCGGAGACGACGACCAGTCGATCTACGCCTGGCGCGGCGCCCAGGTGAGCAACATCCTCGACTTCCCCGCCCGTTGGCCGGGGACCGTCACGGTGCGCCTCGAGGAGAACTACCGCTCGTCGCCGCAGATCGTCGCCGCCGCCAACCGCCTGATCGCCTGCAACACCCGCCGGCACGGCAAGACGCTGTCGGCGACCCTTGCCGACGGCCCAGACCCGATCATCATCCAGGCCCAGGACGAGGCCGACGAAGCGCGGACGGTGGTCGGCGATCTCGAGGGTCGGCTCCGTGCCGCGGAGATGCCCCCGCACGAGGCGGCGATCCTCGTCCGCACCGCCGAGCAGACGCGCGGGCCCGAGCAGGAGCTGCGCCGCCGTGGCATTCCCTACGAGGTCGTGGGCAGCCGGTCGTTCTTCGACCGCCGTGAGGTCAAGGACGTGCTCGCCTTCCTCCGTCTCGCGGTCGATCCCGACGACGACCTGGCGATCGCCCGGATCGCCAACGTTCCCCCGCGCGGGCTCTCCGGCCAGACGGTGCAGAAGGCGCGGACCGCCGCCACGGTCGCCGGCCGCAGCCTGTGGCAGGAGCTGCGCCACGCCCGCGCCGAGGCGCGGCTGTCGCCGCCGGCGGCGGCCGGCGTCGAGGCCCTCGAGGCGATCGTGGACGGCGCGGCCACGCTGCCCCGCGGCGGGGCAGCGGCCTGGCTGCGGACCCTCCTCGAGCAGATCGACTACCGGAAGTACCTCCTCGGCGAGAGCACCGATGCCGACGAGGCGACGACGCGCTGGGCCTGCGTCGGCGAGATCGCCGACGCCCTCGATGCCCACCAGCGCGCCCTGCCGCCGTCGGTCGCACCCGCCGACGCGGTCCGCCGGTTCCTCGACGACCTGCTCCTCGAGATCCGCGAGACGGAGCGGTTCGCCGAATCGGGCAAGCAGCGCAGCCAGGTGCGGCTGATGACGCTCCATGCCGCCAAGGGGCTGGAGTTCGACTGCGTGTGGATGATGGGGATGGAGGAGGGGCTGCTTCCCCACCACCGGGCCCTCGCCGACGGACTGGCCGCCCTCGACGAGGAACGGCGCCTGTGCTACGTGGGCGTGACGCGGGCCCGGCGCCAGCTGACGCTGTCGCTGTGCCTGACGCGGACGAAGTGGGGGCGGAAGCGCCCCGGCCGGCCGAGCCGCTTCCTTTACGAGCTCACCGGTCAGGCCGACAAATTCGTCGCCGCGCCCCCCGAGGAGCGATCCGAGAGCGCCGCAGCGCCGCCGGGCCGGGGACGCGGGCCGGCGGGCAGCGCCCGCGCCGCCCGGCGCGACGGCGGCACGCGACGGGGACGACCGCGCTGA